ctattttacgcaatgggttaagaaattattttgactcaatatatccgaatattggacttcgtgatttagaaaaagcggctaacatgcaacataaagaagcatgctatgcttacgggttagtaatgttcgcttctcactaaagtgagaaaaagaacatcgggctacaactattaaacaaaacgttcccacaagtgacggagtcggtaattggggtaagaaatgaggtttttagattgttacgggactgttggacattacgtaaccctcgtccctttgacaacgttacaacacgctgtcttatcaacggccataacggttatgttccacaagaccaaggatgggaagtaatcctagtaaaaccagaatgcatgacttgtttctggacgtatgaattacgtgtctttattgcctttgctgaacgacttgtgtactagctagaattatcttcacaaccatcttgtatcaaatttattatgtgctatatttcatgctatatgtaaaataagcggtattgtaagtttgtaaaatattgtgtaaaagtttgaacgcgaaatattattataatcagtttttcatatagaattgtagtagttgaattgtatattaactactaagtatgaacttaacgggtaggtactacccgaatttaaacttataaaacgctaatatgaagaaaaagcttttataaatgagttcatattatgctacgaaatactattaactactcttaatattctgtatgattaacttgttccatttgactattttaaaggaaatggcaccgactactcgacacaccgtgaatatgaatgaagaggaattccgtacttttctagcttcaaacatagccgcagtacaggctgcgctacataccaacaataaccttggatctagcagtacagaaaatcatgtaggatgcacctacaaagaattcactgcctgcaaacctttggaatttgatggaaccgaaggaccgatcggattgaaacagtggaccgagaaggtcgaatcggtgtttgccataagtaagtgaactgaagaggacaaagtaaagtacgctacgcataccttcacaggttctgcattaacatggtggaatacctatctagagcaagtgggacaagacgatgcgtacgcactaccgtggtcagcatttaagcacttgatgaacgagaagtactgtcccagaaccgaggtcaataagctcaagacagaacttagagggttacgaacccaaggatttgatattaccacgtacgaaagacgattcacagaattgtgcctattgtgtccgggagcattcgaagatgaggaagagaagatcgacgcgtttgtgaaaggattaccagaaagaatccaagaagatataagttcacacgagcccgcctccatacaacaggcatgtagaatggctcacaaactagtgaaccagattgaagaaagaattaaagaacagactgctgaagaggccaatgtgaagcaagtcaaaagaaagtgggaggaaaacggtgataagaatcaccaatacaacaacaacagcaattacaacaataatcgcaacaattatcccaacaatcgcaacatcaatcgcaactacaacaaacggtccaacaacaacaacaacaacaacaacaacaataacaacaacaactacaacaatcatcccaacaacaataataaccgcaataataacaacaatcagaagcagctatgccaaaggtgtgaaaagtatcactcggggttctgcaccaaattttgcaacaagtgtaaaagaaatggtcatagcgcgacgaagtgtgaggtctacggaccaggggttaatagaacgaaaggaacaaatggtgtcggaacgagtaatggcggagcaagtagtgtcggagcaagttatgccaatgtagtttgttataaatgtggaaaaccgggccacattattagaaattgcccgaaccaggagaacacgaatggacaaggtcgcggaagagttttcaatattaatgcggcagaggcacaggaagacccggagcttgttacgggtacgtttcttattgacaataaatttgcttacgttttatttgattcgggtgcggatagaagctatatgagtagagatttttgtgctaaattaagttgtccattgacgcctttggatagtaaatttttactcgaattagcaaatggtaaattaatttcagcagataatatatgtcggaatcgagaaattaaactggttagcgaaacatttaagattgatttgataccagtagagttagggagttttgatgtgataatcggtatggactggttgaaagaagtgaaagcagagatcgtttgttacaaaaatgcaattcgcattatacgagaaaaaggaaaacccttaatggtgtacggagaaaagggcaacacgaagctacatcttattagtaatttgaaggcacaaaaactaataagaaaaggttgctatgctgttctaacacacgtcgagaaagtacaaactgaagaaaagagcatcaatgatgttcccattgcaaaagaatttcccgatgtatttccgaaagaattaccgggattacccccacatcgatccgttgaatttcaaatagatcttgtaccaggagctgcaccaatagctcgtgctccttacagactcgcacccagcgagatgaaagaactgcaaagccaattacaagaacttttagagcgtggtttcattcgaccaagcacatcaccgtggggagctcctgttttgtttgtcaagaagaaagatggtacattcaggttgtgtatcgactaccgagagttgaacaaacttaccatcaagaaccgctactcactaccgagaatcaacgacttatttgatcaactacaaggctcgtctgtttattcaaagattgacttacgttccgggtatcatcaaatgctggtgaaagaagatgatattccaaagactgctttcagaacacgttacggtcattacgagtttatggtcatgccgtttggtttaactaatgcaccagctgtgttcatggaccttatgaaccgagtgtgtggaccataccttgacaagtttgtcattgttttcattgatgacatacttatttactcaaagaatgaccaagaacacggtgaacatttgagaaaggtgttagaagtattgaggaaggaagaattgtacgctaagttttcaaagtgtgcattttggttggaagaagttcaattcctcggtcacatagtgaacaaagaaggtattaaggtggatccggcaaagatagaaactgttgaaaagtgggaaaccccgaaaactccgaaacacatacgccagtttttaggactagctggttactacagaaggttcatccaagacttttccagaatagcaaaacccttgactgcattaacgcataaagggaagaaatttgaatggaatgatgaacaagagaaagcgtttcagttattgaagaaaaagctaactacggcacctatattgtcattgcctgaagggaatgatgattttgtgatttattgtgacgcatcaaagcaaggtctcggttgtgtattaatgcaacgaacgaaggtgattgcttatgcgtctagacaattgaagattcacggacaaaattatacgacgcatgatttggaattaggcgcggttgtttttgcattaaagacttggaggcactacttatatggggtcaaaagtattatatatactgaccacaaaagtcttcaacacatatttaatcagaaacaactgaatatgaggcagcgtaggtggattgaattattgaatgattacgactttgagattcgttaccacccggggaaggcaaatgtggtagccgatgccttgagcaggaaggacagagaacccattcgagtaaaatctatgaatataatgattcataataaccttactactcaaataaaggaggcgcaacaagtagttttaaaagagggaaatttaaaggatgaaatacccaaaggatcggagaagcatcttaatattcgggaagacggaacccggtatagggctgaaaggatttgggtaccaaaatttggagacatgagagaaatggtacttagagaagctcataaaaccagatactcaatacatcctggaacggggaagatgtacaaggatctcaagaaacatttttggtggccaggtatgaaagccgatgttgctaaaaggtcagttttgctcgacgaatttttcataatcattcttctgtaatttatttatatttatattataattataattttaaatttaagtttaataataataaagtatattcgagggtgttttaattcgggtttcaaaccgctttaagctaaggaaatattgggtattattcggggtattgttcttgaatccaaggccaaccatacagtcgtctaccatcattacgtctacgcaatttgcctacaatattgaatcgcaatattgaactgtgagttatagtctccctttttaaatactttaaatatttttgggctgagaatacatgcaatttattttaaacgcgataagacacaagtacatactaaattctacactgagttaaaccgaaaatcccttagctttggtaactagtagctgccagtacataggatatggactggtgggcgcgaataattgtatatggatccatagggcttgacatccccgtccgagctagagcgctagccttttaacggacgtatgttatttgagtttaagacacgttggtttgcgtgtattaaaacgaatggggtaattatcactatagcgttaagtttagttaccagggtgctctgttacgtagaatctattgataaacttttgatgaaatcttgtggtctatctttatatatgtttatgactcgagcaattaaacctataactcaccaacattcgtgttgactttttagcatgttttattctcaggtccttagaatgcttccgctgtgatgtgcttgttgcctgcatggagtctctcatgctttgtacaaagtttattgcattcaaaataaaactgcgttgtgtaataaataattggactgtgatgtcaacctgtaaattaaagacttatgtatttcggagttttgcttatacctaagcacacgcccacatgtttataactttctatgtttagaaagtcacttattttaatgaatgcaatattttatcaaaacgtatcatatagaggtcaaaacctcactgtggaatcaatgattaacgtgccgcgtcaatagcgatttcgttataagtacatttttatgcaaccacaaatTTAAGAGTCCTATAtagtcatatgataattaggacctcaaaTACCTAAGCGTCCTATTTTTGTGACCTTATTATAAAAGTGACCCAACACGTTGCATTATAATAAGACTTCACAAATAAAGTGTCCTATGAACATATCAAGTGTCCTATGAACACCTATGATAATAGATCATAGGACCAAAAAATTATGTGTCCTATCATATAGATTTTATGACACCATGCGACTCACCTTCTAAGTGTCCTATAAAAAATAGGACCCCAACAAATTTTGTGTCATATTAAACAGCTTTTTAGGAAAAAGATTTATAAGCGTATCAATAATATAACCCAAAAATTATGTGTCCTATTCTTAGAACCCCACTTTATTAGCTTAGGACACCACTACTTTTGCATATATCTTATGAGACCCCAAGAATTACCCCGTCCCAATTTTTAGTTGCTTAGGACGCTTTTTCGCAGGGGTCTCAGACGAAGGGTCCTAAGAACGCAGTTTTCTTGTAGTGTAATATGGACCATGATATTTCAGTTTTGGCTGGGTTCAGTAAGGTTCCAACCTGAAACACTCATCTACTGCATAAACAAAAACTGTTGCAGCAAATGTCACCAAGTTAAAGTATATGATAGGGCAAACACTTATGCATTCATGGTGTTCAAGTTTCAAGATCCCTTAAActttttaaaaaatccaaaaaaattCGAGTTTTCACACCAAGGCAAACAAGCAATTTATTACCAACAATGGTTGGATCACAAATCCAGCATCACCTATAATGTTCCTCTTTCTCTCGTCAATATTCAATGTGACCTGATGTCTCTTCAAGTTGCTTCCTGCAAACCAAGAATGCCAGTTGTCAAAGATGATTCATCTTCTATATATCTACATATCTATAGATAACAATATAAGCAgaacattaagatgattcctttcTGTATAcatattgaaattaaaaatgtaaactacTTCCAAGTTATGAAAAACATAAGAATCAAAAGGTGTTACAAAGGGCCACAAATGTAAGACTTACTTCTGAGGGATGAACTTTTCTTCCGATAATGCCTTCTCTAACCTTTTCTCAAATGGTGTGGCATGCCAATTAACTTTCTGATCCTATACACTCACAAATACATAtaattattacatttattaatgaTTAGTCATGAATTTGTCTAAGTTATAATAGTCCGAGAGAATAATCAAATTTACCTCTTTGTACTTGTTAGTTGTATTAGGGATACCATTACCATTCCACAACTTAGGTGTGAAAGAAGTTTCTTCAGCATTCCAGTTAGCAGCAACCACCCCCAGTATAGGCCTCTCCTCAGGAGTTTGACCAAAGTCAAGACGACCAGGGGAATCTGTAACCAGGGATTGGTCAACGCAGCCTTCATAGTTTGACTTAGGAGGTAACCATGATGACAAAGTCGGACAGACATTCGACTCAATCTCAGTCTTGCTTTTAGGTAATTTCACTTGCGATTCAGGGGTTTCTATGTCAGAATGAGACTCTTCTTCGATTAGTGCATTTAACGGGGCGATTCTCTCACTGGTCATCCCTGAATACACATACTGAACTCTGACCTTTTGATTCTTCCCGCTTTCATTGTTATATGCATACGAACCGAAAACTGTGCCAGGTGTTTGCATATCATCGGTTAGTTTGAGGGGGGTCGGGAAAGGTGAAGGCTTTGAGAAGTTGTTATCAAACGGTGAAATATATGGCTTTAAGGATTCTTTGGTATTTTTAGGTGAGGAGCTTCCGGAAGAAAAGGAAAACTTGTCAGTTTGGTGTTCAAAGTGAACAGATTTGGTTTTACGCTGTGTGGTGGCAACGATCGGTGTGTGTGAGTCTAAAGAGTTCACTGATTGAGTGTCTTTATCTTCATGTCCAACCCCAGAACCATCAGACGAGCTGGTACCACGGCTATCTGTATATTTCCCAGATGAAAAGCTACAAACAGAAAAGCACATCTTATATCTTATACACAAAGTAAAATTGCAGTTCATTATTTGGAGGATTTATGTAGGCCACGTAAGATATGGACACCAGATTTTAAGCtactattattataaaatgatCAACATAAATAAAACCAGTATATTCACTAAATATTAAGCATTTGTATGAATTTGAATTACCTGGTTGACGAATGTGATGAATAATAAGCTGTTTCAGTCTCCGATTTTTCAAAAAGTCTGATTGGAGACTGCAACAAATCAGGTTTCTTCTCAGATTCATTTTCAGTGGCAGTGTTTGGAAGCGATGATTGAATTTTTGATTCTGTGTCTCCAAACTTGGGTTGTGAATCTGTCAATTTCTCGGTTTTCCGGATTTCAGGTGGAGTCTCAAGTATGGTGCCACAAGCTTTAAGAAATGCTGCCTGTTTCCAGATTAAAAACAATCATATGAGCAACACAGATTTACATTCTCTACCTGCTTGAAATGAGGATATGGATCTAATAATCTTGTTTGATATCATCATCAACCCTTTAAGAAATTTTAATTCAAACATTGAGTAGTATGTGGAAGTTAATATTCAACTTCCATCAAAGTTCTCAGCAACTGGATGCTGATTTATGAGTTGAATGACCTTTTTTTAAGTTTGGTTTACATTGTCAGgccttattttttttttaaagacccaattgacccgcaagcttgacccatttgacccatattTAAGAGTATGGGTCTCAATTGCTAGGTATATTAATATACATCACAAAAACAATTACCTCAGCCCTGAGCTCATCATCCACTGCCGGAGATTCTGGAATACCACATCTTCCTTCCTCACATTCTGCCAGATCACCATCTGCATCTGAACAACATACACACTTTAATCAGTATAAGATCACCAACGAACTCACATTTCCTACAGACATAACGTATTTCCCACTATGAAAATCACACTTCTCATCCAACAATTAACTTAatactttaaaaaaaatgaaaaattatctGAAAACAAGAAAACTGTAATTCACTGTCATCAACAATTACATCAAGTATCTGATAAAAATCTCCTTCAAAACCACTGATATATAGCTGATCAGTTGTCTACACATATTATTTACATGTCTTACATAACATATTTCCTACTTAGAGAATTATATGTCATGCAGCACTTTAACCTGAAGAACTAGAAATGTAACCAAAAAACATAAAATCGTTCTCAGTTAAGTATATTACAAAATCACTGAAAAATCAACAATCAAATCAAGCGTCTGCTGGTTTTTCCGTCAGAAACACCGATAAAATGAACTAGTAAAACTGATAAGAAATTAACAGTTATAGATTTGCCTGCCTTGTAACATATATTCCATTTATGGATATGTGGTCTCTGTGTCAGTAGATGGTATGGTTTGGGTTTGGAGCTACAACGGGGAGTTGTAGATATTGCAATTATTAGCCTGGCCAACACACCAAGTCAAAAGTTTACTGTTATTGATTGGTCAGCGTTGAGTGGACTTGAACTTATACACAAGTCTGTAATGGGTGTGGTCTGGGTCATAAGTATAACAATTGCATAGGTAAGGGGTGTCATCATGCAAGGCACACTTTAAAAATTTTGGTGAAAAATAGGGTCAGTTAAAAGCCTTTTTAGTCTCATTCCTTATTGATTCCCTTGAGTTTAGCTATTTGTTGGGAGGTGAGATGGATATTCCAGAGCAAAAACAGCCTGTAAAGAAGAGTAGTGGTAGATATTTTTGGCTAAAGGGAGTAGTGGTAAATTTTCTTACATGATGAAGGCATGGTCAGGTGTTAATGATCCTCTTAAATAATCCAGATTACCATGGTCATGACCACTCACAGGTGGTGACTAGACTTGGGAGACTTGCTGTCAAATCCCAAGTCTTTGTGTCATAGAATTAGTGTTTATGGTCTGGTCAATTAATCTGATTCTCTGGCTGTGCTTGCGGCTGATATGTTTGAAGCAAAGAAAGGATGCAAAAGATCTTGGGATGATGCTTGATATGAAAGAAAAATGCTGGCATATCATTATAGATTAGAATGGGTCTTGGGGCAGTGCAAGAATGGATCAATATGACTCTTAATAGCCAAACTGGTTACATAAAGATccatataaaagataaaaatagtaATTGAAATGTTGCAACAAAAGGAGATAAAATTAGGGTAAAATAAACAGTAGGAAGAGTTTGAAATATCGAAGAATGATGGATCAGACGCCACAAGTTGAGGTTTCCATGATCATTTTACCCTTAAATCGTCAAGGTTGTAAAAGTTGCTAGTCGGGGACTAGTCGGCCCGGAGTATGGAGTAATCCGCCAAGTCAGGGACTAGTCATCTTTTGAACAACTTTGACTTTGACCGGTTTTGACCGAACAAATTCGATTTTTACCGACTAAATCCGACTTTTGACCGAATTTAATTAGTTGACCAGCGTTGACCCACAACTTTGACCGGGTCAGACTAGTCCTCAAATCCGACTCGTCAGCCTAGTCAGGAGATTTTACAATTCTGTCAGTGTCAGTCCTTAGTGTTGGCAAATTGTACAAGATTTTGGTTATAGGAAAAGAGATGGAATAGGGTATGTTTTGGATATATATTGGTATAATTTGATAGTGTTTCAACATGTATTGGTTGAGAAGTCCTTTAAATTCCCCTTTGGGCATGCCCAAGCCCCAAAAGTATGTTTTATCATCAAACAAAAAAAGCCCCAAAGTATGTTGTAAATAACAATCTGTTTTATCAGTAAGGTTCTCTAAGGGTATCGTCCCCTTTAACAAAAGGCAACCCTGATAGGTAATCAACAGATACTCAGCAATAACATGCACATTCATTACAAACATAAAACATCTCCTAATGAACAAATTATTTCTCAAGCAACAATTTATttagttaaatatataatctataaataaaaaaatcatTTACAGTAATTTAGTTAAAAATATATAGTCTATTATCTATAAACATATAATCATTTACAGTAATTCTAATAACCTCAGGAATCATTGCATATCTGTTAGATACATAACAAATACGATGCATATATGTAACATACCATAACAATTTTCTAGTCAATAAATCATTCCTCTAGTAACAATCAACTTAAAAAACCTAAAAACACAGTAATATCATTTCGAGCTAATATTATCGAATCATCATAACATCAGCAATTAGATGAATCATATGATGATAACTCATTCAAAAACACCATTATAAAGTACAATAAATCAGATCAGTGATCCTCACCTTCGGTAACCAGCACCGACCACAAGCAATTGTTAGCCGCATAATCATCAACAGGCTCCTGAAAACCAGATGTCATAATCAGTAACAA
This genomic window from Rutidosis leptorrhynchoides isolate AG116_Rl617_1_P2 chromosome 2, CSIRO_AGI_Rlap_v1, whole genome shotgun sequence contains:
- the LOC139890212 gene encoding protein JASON-like, encoding MLSSLLSFDFLHVLRRGICCCFCCFTVKDDHHPQVNRKEPVDDYAANNCLWSVLVTEDADGDLAECEEGRCGIPESPAVDDELRAEAAFLKACGTILETPPEIRKTEKLTDSQPKFGDTESKIQSSLPNTATENESEKKPDLLQSPIRLFEKSETETAYYSSHSSTSFSSGKYTDSRGTSSSDGSGVGHEDKDTQSVNSLDSHTPIVATTQRKTKSVHFEHQTDKFSFSSGSSSPKNTKESLKPYISPFDNNFSKPSPFPTPLKLTDDMQTPGTVFGSYAYNNESGKNQKVRVQYVYSGMTSERIAPLNALIEEESHSDIETPESQVKLPKSKTEIESNVCPTLSSWLPPKSNYEGCVDQSLVTDSPGRLDFGQTPEERPILGVVAANWNAEETSFTPKLWNGNGIPNTTNKYKEDQKVNWHATPFEKRLEKALSEEKFIPQKKQLEETSGHIEY